A genomic window from Methylorubrum extorquens includes:
- a CDS encoding acyltransferase family protein has product MSIVQTGSEISACPRPHAPRPLIGLDLLRFGAACLVVLYHLACTAWMVPSSEAAVLVGQPIPFPALLFLSAQGWVGVPMFFVISGYVIAYSASHASASRFLSGRILRLVPGIWFCASVSFGLALLFDPEANWVLFERYVRTLVLFPVPRWIDGVYWTLGIEIMFYALVYALLFLNRFERLETVILAVGVISALAWCLAATPLWPDLDRIISTRIAKLTLLTHGCHFAIGVLLWSAVRNGLTAPRLAGLAVCLTGGLLQIRYDAGFVGALLGVDGSPATPWLLYAVFMLLFCLSIRANTALTEALPRLGRRFRDLGLATYPLYLLHTFVGGVAMRFLSAYGLPPAAILAGGIGVAIGTSLLVSRRIEPPLRAGLGRALQIVGARLRSRVPTPKVLTR; this is encoded by the coding sequence ATGTCAATCGTCCAGACCGGCAGCGAAATCTCGGCCTGCCCGCGCCCGCACGCACCTCGGCCCTTGATCGGCCTCGACCTGCTCCGCTTCGGCGCGGCCTGCCTCGTCGTGCTGTATCACCTCGCCTGCACCGCCTGGATGGTCCCGTCGAGCGAGGCGGCAGTCCTGGTCGGGCAGCCGATCCCGTTTCCGGCGCTTCTGTTCCTGAGTGCCCAGGGCTGGGTCGGCGTGCCGATGTTCTTCGTGATCTCGGGCTACGTCATCGCCTATTCCGCCTCCCACGCGAGCGCATCGCGCTTTCTCAGCGGACGAATCTTGCGCCTCGTGCCGGGCATCTGGTTCTGCGCCAGCGTCTCCTTCGGGCTCGCGCTGCTCTTCGACCCGGAAGCCAACTGGGTCCTGTTCGAGCGCTACGTCCGCACCCTCGTCCTGTTTCCGGTCCCGCGCTGGATCGACGGCGTCTACTGGACGCTCGGGATCGAGATCATGTTCTACGCTCTGGTCTATGCTCTGCTGTTCCTGAACCGATTCGAACGGCTGGAAACGGTGATCCTGGCGGTGGGCGTCATCAGCGCGCTCGCGTGGTGCCTCGCGGCGACGCCGCTCTGGCCCGACCTCGACCGGATCATCAGCACGCGGATCGCCAAGCTCACCCTGCTCACCCATGGCTGCCATTTCGCCATCGGCGTGCTGCTGTGGAGCGCGGTGCGCAACGGCCTGACGGCGCCACGCCTTGCCGGCCTCGCCGTCTGCCTGACGGGGGGCCTCCTGCAGATCCGCTACGATGCCGGCTTCGTCGGCGCCCTGCTCGGCGTCGACGGGAGCCCCGCGACGCCCTGGCTCCTCTACGCCGTGTTCATGCTCCTGTTCTGCCTCTCGATCCGCGCGAACACCGCGCTGACCGAAGCCCTCCCCAGACTCGGGCGGCGGTTCCGCGATCTCGGCCTCGCGACCTATCCGCTCTACCTGCTGCACACCTTCGTCGGCGGCGTGGCGATGCGCTTCCTGTCCGCCTACGGACTGCCGCCGGCCGCGATCCTCGCGGGCGGCATCGGGGTGGCCATCGGAACGTCCCTCCTGGTGTCGCGGCGGATCGAGCCGCCCTTGCGCGCGGGTCTCGGACGCGCCCTCCAGATCGTCGGCGCACGGCTCCGCAGTCGCGTGCCGACGCCCAAGGTGCTCACCCGCTGA
- the tsaD gene encoding tRNA (adenosine(37)-N6)-threonylcarbamoyltransferase complex transferase subunit TsaD, producing MKILGIETTCDETAAAVVTLGEGERGRILANEVLSQIAEHAAYGGVVPEIAARAHVEVLDRLIARALQRAGTTLKEIDGIAVAAGPGLIGGVLIGLVTAKTLALVARKPLLAVNHLEAHALTPRLTDGLAFPYLLLLASGGHTQLVAVKGVGDYVRLGTTIDDAIGEAFDKVAKLLGLGYPGGPEVERQALSGNPERFALPRPMIGRRQADFSLSGLKTALRIEAERLEPLASQDVADLCASFQAAVVDVIVDRVRVALRAFAGVAGHPTALVAAGGVAANGAIRRALAAQAGEVGMSFVAPPLPLCGDNGAMIAWAGLERLRLGLVDDLTVPARARWPFAEAAPAA from the coding sequence ATGAAGATCCTCGGCATCGAGACCACCTGCGACGAGACCGCCGCCGCCGTCGTGACCCTCGGTGAGGGCGAGCGCGGACGGATCCTCGCCAACGAGGTGCTGAGCCAGATCGCCGAGCACGCGGCCTATGGCGGCGTCGTGCCCGAGATCGCCGCCCGCGCCCATGTCGAGGTACTCGATCGGCTGATCGCCCGGGCGCTCCAGCGGGCGGGGACGACGCTGAAGGAGATCGACGGGATCGCAGTCGCTGCCGGGCCCGGCCTGATCGGCGGTGTGCTGATCGGTCTCGTCACGGCCAAGACCCTGGCCCTCGTCGCGCGCAAGCCGCTGCTGGCGGTCAACCATCTCGAAGCGCACGCGCTGACGCCGCGGCTCACCGACGGGCTCGCTTTCCCCTACCTGCTGCTGCTCGCCTCCGGCGGGCACACGCAGCTCGTCGCGGTGAAGGGAGTGGGCGATTACGTCAGGCTCGGCACCACCATCGACGATGCCATCGGCGAGGCCTTCGACAAGGTCGCCAAGCTTCTGGGGCTGGGCTATCCCGGCGGCCCCGAGGTGGAGCGGCAGGCGCTGAGCGGCAATCCGGAGCGGTTCGCGCTGCCCCGGCCGATGATCGGGCGGCGGCAGGCGGATTTCTCGCTGTCGGGCCTCAAGACGGCCCTGCGCATCGAGGCCGAGCGGCTCGAGCCGCTGGCCTCGCAGGACGTGGCCGATCTCTGCGCGAGCTTCCAGGCGGCGGTGGTGGACGTGATCGTGGACCGCGTGCGCGTGGCCCTGCGCGCCTTCGCCGGTGTCGCCGGGCATCCGACGGCTCTGGTCGCGGCAGGCGGCGTGGCTGCCAACGGAGCGATCCGCCGGGCGCTCGCCGCGCAGGCCGGCGAAGTGGGAATGAGCTTCGTCGCGCCGCCGCTACCGCTGTGCGGCGACAACGGCGCGATGATCGCCTGGGCCGGGCTGGAGCGCCTGCGCCTCGGCCTCGTGGACGATCTCACCGTGCCGGCCCGCGCCCGCTGGCCCTTCGCCGAGGCCGCCCCGGCCGCCTGA
- a CDS encoding helicase-related protein, producing the protein MARKRLRPTTESLIEAAGRLGLSPAEIDLEALRVHLELPEFGAAVEDERVAHALREMKTARAFVETGIPALKRAVPALRAVVAKDRSIRWSVRVGIPLLDAGRMDLRIDAGPDPITAEILQGMAARNDPTRRLEELRAAVAETAAQTTRDLRKPTDRLRSQILVDLREVGADAAAYLEHMDRSLRSRPFNFGPRLARSLADALTPVRQRAKAVAREGSRLRRLRDQVGFGAYIEKFAVARRLNRRILFHMGPTNSGKTYAALQALSAATTGAYLAPLRLLALENYEALRERGLRAGMVTGEEVLGELEPTHTARTIETADLTRPIDVAVIDEIQMLSDPDRGWAWTNALFGVPAKTVIVCGSDDALSYVRRAAEAANESLEVINFERKSPLVLFDEPVPLEKVEPGDAVVAFSRRAVHENREILVARGHRVATIYGALSPEVRRAEAARFRSGEANVLVTTDAIGMGLNLGPLKRIVFSTVRKWDGVQERVLTNSEIRQIAGRAGRYGHQDVGYVAATEPTAVEPIRTALAGAPTAPAADTRFYVRPDLSAIRSVAEEMRTPSLYEVMTHFARATFYAGSPFQPSALEEVLEIARAIDRARLPIEEKFIFSVCPINRRDEIAMGMLERWSQVRAAGTTVPALRASVTGELDYQERTVKLASAYLWLARRFPETFDDIEATRHMRRYANDAIEHHLRQTATRKAERRGRQAGGTR; encoded by the coding sequence ATGGCCCGCAAGCGTCTCCGCCCCACGACCGAGAGCCTGATCGAGGCCGCCGGCCGTCTCGGCCTGTCCCCGGCAGAGATCGATCTCGAGGCGCTGCGCGTCCACCTCGAACTTCCGGAGTTCGGGGCGGCGGTCGAGGACGAGCGTGTGGCGCACGCTCTGCGGGAGATGAAGACAGCGCGTGCCTTCGTCGAGACCGGCATTCCGGCCCTCAAGCGAGCGGTCCCCGCCCTCAGGGCGGTGGTGGCCAAGGACCGGAGCATCCGGTGGAGCGTCCGGGTCGGCATCCCGCTGCTCGATGCGGGCCGCATGGACTTGCGTATCGATGCGGGACCGGACCCGATCACAGCCGAAATCCTCCAAGGCATGGCGGCGCGGAACGATCCGACGCGTCGGCTTGAAGAACTGCGCGCCGCCGTGGCGGAAACGGCAGCCCAGACCACGCGCGACCTGCGCAAGCCGACCGATCGGCTCAGATCTCAGATCCTCGTCGATCTTCGCGAGGTGGGTGCCGATGCGGCGGCCTATCTTGAGCATATGGATCGCTCGTTGCGCTCCCGCCCGTTCAACTTCGGTCCGAGGCTGGCCCGTTCCCTTGCGGATGCTCTGACGCCGGTCCGCCAACGTGCAAAAGCCGTGGCGCGCGAGGGCTCACGCCTGCGACGCCTTCGGGATCAAGTCGGTTTCGGTGCCTATATCGAGAAATTCGCCGTAGCCCGCCGGCTGAACCGGCGCATCCTCTTCCACATGGGCCCGACGAATTCGGGAAAGACCTATGCAGCTCTACAGGCGCTGAGCGCGGCCACGACCGGCGCCTACCTGGCACCGCTGCGTCTTCTGGCGTTGGAAAACTACGAGGCGCTGCGCGAGCGCGGCCTTCGGGCCGGCATGGTCACGGGCGAGGAAGTGCTGGGCGAGCTCGAACCGACCCATACGGCCCGAACGATCGAGACGGCCGACCTCACCCGTCCGATCGACGTCGCGGTCATCGACGAAATCCAGATGCTCTCGGATCCGGACCGCGGCTGGGCCTGGACGAACGCCCTGTTCGGTGTTCCTGCCAAGACCGTCATCGTCTGCGGATCGGACGATGCGCTCTCCTACGTCCGCCGCGCCGCCGAGGCTGCCAACGAGTCGCTCGAAGTCATCAACTTCGAACGCAAATCGCCGCTCGTGCTTTTCGACGAACCCGTCCCCCTGGAGAAGGTCGAGCCGGGTGATGCCGTGGTGGCCTTCTCCCGCCGGGCCGTACACGAGAATCGTGAAATCCTGGTCGCTCGCGGCCATCGGGTGGCAACGATCTACGGCGCCCTGTCGCCGGAGGTCCGCCGCGCCGAGGCCGCACGGTTCCGGTCCGGCGAGGCCAACGTTCTGGTGACGACGGATGCGATCGGCATGGGCCTCAATCTGGGTCCCTTGAAGCGGATCGTCTTCTCGACCGTGCGCAAGTGGGACGGCGTCCAGGAGCGCGTGCTCACCAATTCCGAGATCCGGCAGATTGCCGGTCGGGCCGGGCGCTACGGGCATCAGGACGTCGGCTATGTGGCGGCGACCGAACCGACCGCAGTCGAGCCGATCCGAACAGCCTTGGCCGGCGCACCGACGGCACCGGCGGCCGACACGCGCTTCTACGTACGCCCCGATCTGAGTGCCATCCGATCCGTGGCCGAGGAGATGCGGACGCCGAGCCTCTATGAAGTGATGACGCATTTCGCGCGCGCCACTTTCTACGCCGGCTCGCCATTCCAGCCGTCGGCTCTTGAAGAGGTTCTCGAGATCGCACGGGCCATCGATCGCGCGCGGCTTCCGATCGAGGAAAAGTTCATCTTCTCCGTCTGTCCGATCAATCGGCGGGACGAGATCGCGATGGGTATGCTGGAGCGCTGGAGCCAAGTTCGCGCGGCTGGGACAACCGTGCCCGCCCTGCGAGCGAGCGTCACCGGCGAACTCGATTATCAGGAGCGGACCGTGAAACTCGCCAGCGCCTATCTATGGCTGGCGCGGCGTTTTCCCGAAACCTTCGACGACATCGAGGCGACCCGGCATATGCGTCGTTACGCCAACGATGCGATCGAGCATCACTTGCGGCAGACAGCGACGCGCAAGGCGGAGCGTCGGGGACGGCAGGCCGGGGGAACGCGGTAA
- a CDS encoding methyl-accepting chemotaxis protein, with amino-acid sequence MAIFHSEQNSILAAVDRAQGRIEFSMNGTITDANANFLALVGYTLDEVLGRPHAMLIPPEQRESSEYKAFWESLRRGELQAREFRRIGKNGRSIWIQASYNPIFDRRGQPYKVVKLATDITAQTERNASYEGQIAAINRSQAVIHFGLDGTITDANANFLDALGYRLDEIRGRHHSLFVDPEEVKGAAYAEFWRSLANGTYQAGEFRRLAKGGREIWIYGTYNPVLDGEGRPCAVVKFANDVTQAVADRIRRANGQRAIESDLGTITGAMSHVSRQATDTAAAVAVTSDNVQSVAAGAEEFAASIAELSRHASQAKAAADAAVSRAEEAGGIVSGLTATAERIGEVVSVIRSIADQTNLLALNATIEAARAGAAGRGFAVVATEVKALASQSSRATEDIGQQIAAVQDSSARAVEAIRAIVSTITDLSEISMSVSSAVTEQAAVTQEIASNMQTAARSVDAVRRNADGIAQAANEVDLSVQKVTASARALV; translated from the coding sequence TTGGCAATCTTCCACTCTGAGCAGAATTCCATCCTTGCTGCTGTCGACCGTGCTCAAGGTCGCATCGAGTTCTCGATGAACGGCACCATCACGGATGCGAACGCCAACTTCCTCGCCCTTGTGGGCTACACTCTCGACGAGGTGCTCGGTCGCCCGCATGCGATGTTGATCCCGCCGGAACAGCGCGAGAGTTCGGAATACAAGGCATTCTGGGAGTCTTTGCGCCGCGGCGAGCTCCAAGCCCGCGAGTTCCGCCGCATCGGGAAGAACGGCCGCTCGATCTGGATTCAAGCCTCCTACAACCCGATTTTCGACCGACGCGGGCAGCCCTACAAGGTGGTGAAACTCGCCACCGACATCACGGCCCAGACGGAACGCAACGCGAGTTATGAGGGGCAGATCGCCGCGATCAACCGGTCTCAGGCGGTGATCCATTTCGGGCTCGACGGCACGATCACGGATGCCAACGCGAACTTCCTCGATGCGCTGGGTTACCGGCTGGACGAGATCCGCGGCCGGCATCACAGCCTCTTCGTCGATCCCGAGGAAGTGAAGGGCGCGGCCTATGCCGAGTTCTGGCGGTCGCTCGCGAATGGCACCTATCAGGCCGGCGAGTTCCGGCGGCTCGCCAAGGGCGGGCGCGAGATCTGGATCTACGGCACCTACAATCCGGTTCTCGACGGCGAAGGGCGTCCCTGCGCGGTGGTGAAGTTCGCCAACGACGTCACCCAAGCCGTGGCCGACCGTATTCGGCGCGCGAACGGGCAGCGTGCCATCGAGTCCGATCTTGGCACCATCACCGGTGCGATGTCGCATGTCAGCCGTCAGGCCACCGACACGGCGGCCGCGGTCGCCGTCACCTCCGACAACGTCCAATCGGTTGCCGCGGGCGCCGAGGAATTCGCGGCTTCAATCGCGGAGTTGAGCCGTCACGCCTCGCAGGCCAAGGCCGCCGCCGACGCGGCCGTGAGCCGCGCCGAAGAGGCCGGCGGGATTGTGAGCGGACTGACCGCCACCGCCGAACGCATCGGAGAGGTCGTCTCCGTGATCCGCTCGATCGCCGACCAGACCAACCTGCTCGCCCTGAACGCCACCATCGAGGCGGCCCGCGCCGGAGCGGCCGGCCGCGGCTTCGCGGTGGTCGCCACCGAGGTGAAGGCGCTGGCGAGCCAATCCTCGCGCGCCACCGAGGATATCGGCCAGCAGATCGCCGCCGTGCAGGATTCCTCGGCCCGGGCCGTCGAGGCGATCCGTGCCATCGTCTCGACCATCACGGATCTCAGCGAGATCTCGATGAGCGTCTCCTCTGCCGTAACCGAGCAGGCGGCGGTCACGCAGGAGATCGCGAGCAACATGCAGACCGCGGCGCGCAGCGTGGACGCCGTGCGCCGCAACGCCGACGGCATCGCGCAGGCGGCGAACGAGGTTGATCTCTCCGTGCAGAAGGTGACCGCCTCCGCCCGCGCGCTCGTCTGA
- a CDS encoding heme biosynthesis HemY N-terminal domain-containing protein: MWRALVFLALLAVAAYGAVWIADHPGTVTVVWNGYEIGMSLAIALTGVLVAAIVLGLIWAVVTGVIGLPASISRSTRERRRNKGLASLSRGMIAVGSGDPLAARRHAGDAERLLGSQPLTLLLKAQAAQISGDRDAAERAFQRMADDPETRVLGLRGLFVEARRRDDDGAARAYATEAARLAPSVTWANEAVLEAQCADGEWSAATETVERRAALGLMDKHAARRQRAVLLTAAAQRHEAGEPDTAAEQALRAVKLAPDLVPAAVIAGRLLARRNDLRKAAKIVEAAWKATPHPELAKVYLNLRTGDSARDRLARAENLAKLSSWEPESRLVIAQAATEAKDFGRAREALAPLADDRPTARVCRMMARIEAAEHGAESGRSREWLARAARAPRDPAWVADGIISERWAPVSPVSGRLDAFVWKTPPEILAGPEDDDAPAPADAEPAAPVAIPTAPVPAPVTTDSPAPSTPGFLQTGAGTPSVLPTPAPVNGPTGPSTAPQAATADRPRRIA; this comes from the coding sequence ATGTGGCGCGCCCTCGTCTTCCTGGCCCTCCTGGCCGTCGCCGCCTACGGCGCAGTGTGGATCGCCGACCATCCGGGCACCGTGACCGTCGTCTGGAACGGCTACGAGATCGGGATGAGCCTCGCCATTGCCCTTACCGGCGTACTGGTGGCCGCGATCGTCCTCGGCCTGATCTGGGCGGTCGTGACCGGTGTGATCGGCCTGCCCGCCAGCATCAGCCGCTCGACCCGCGAGCGCCGCCGCAACAAGGGCCTCGCCTCGCTCTCGCGCGGCATGATCGCCGTCGGCTCCGGTGACCCGCTGGCCGCTCGCCGCCACGCGGGCGACGCCGAGCGCCTGCTCGGCAGCCAGCCGCTGACGCTCCTCCTCAAGGCCCAGGCGGCCCAGATTTCCGGAGACCGGGACGCAGCCGAGCGCGCCTTCCAGCGCATGGCGGACGATCCCGAGACCCGCGTGCTGGGTCTGCGCGGCCTGTTCGTCGAGGCCCGCCGCCGTGACGACGACGGTGCCGCCCGCGCCTACGCCACCGAGGCCGCCCGTCTCGCGCCGAGCGTCACCTGGGCGAACGAGGCCGTGCTGGAGGCGCAATGCGCCGACGGCGAGTGGTCCGCGGCGACTGAGACCGTGGAGCGCCGCGCGGCGCTGGGGCTGATGGACAAGCACGCCGCCCGCCGCCAGCGCGCGGTGCTGCTCACCGCAGCCGCCCAGCGCCACGAGGCGGGCGAGCCCGACACCGCCGCCGAGCAGGCGCTCAGAGCCGTCAAGCTTGCCCCCGACCTCGTGCCCGCCGCCGTCATCGCCGGCCGGTTGCTCGCCCGGCGCAACGATCTGCGCAAGGCCGCCAAGATCGTGGAGGCCGCCTGGAAGGCGACTCCGCATCCGGAACTCGCCAAGGTCTACCTCAACCTGCGCACGGGCGACTCCGCCCGCGACCGGCTGGCCCGCGCCGAGAATCTGGCCAAGCTCTCGTCCTGGGAGCCGGAATCGCGTCTGGTCATCGCCCAGGCGGCGACCGAGGCCAAGGATTTCGGCCGCGCCCGGGAGGCGCTGGCGCCCTTGGCCGACGACCGGCCGACGGCGCGCGTCTGCCGGATGATGGCGCGGATCGAGGCCGCCGAGCACGGTGCCGAGAGCGGACGCTCGCGCGAGTGGCTCGCCCGTGCCGCCCGCGCCCCGCGTGACCCGGCCTGGGTCGCCGACGGCATCATCTCCGAGCGGTGGGCGCCGGTCTCGCCGGTCTCCGGCCGCCTCGACGCCTTCGTATGGAAGACTCCGCCCGAGATCCTGGCCGGCCCCGAGGACGATGACGCCCCTGCTCCGGCTGACGCCGAGCCTGCCGCCCCGGTCGCGATCCCCACCGCGCCCGTACCGGCTCCGGTCACCACGGACAGCCCGGCCCCGTCTACGCCCGGCTTCCTCCAGACCGGTGCAGGCACCCCCTCGGTCCTGCCGACGCCCGCCCCGGTCAATGGCCCCACCGGCCCGTCAACCGCTCCGCAAGCCGCCACGGCGGACCGCCCGCGCCGCATCGCCTGA
- a CDS encoding disulfide bond formation protein B, with amino-acid sequence MSRIPLRAAALIVAFGAALTVGGALVFEHGLGYVPCKLCLTERVPYYLAVPLALCAVLLPPRLARFVLGLVALVLIYGAGLGVYHAGAEWGFWPGPSDCGGGSGAGPADVSDFLKNLETVRPVDCTAAAWRFLGVSLAGWNALIAAGLGLLAAAAALLAQPSRGPHQPGR; translated from the coding sequence GTGAGCCGCATCCCCCTGCGCGCAGCCGCGTTGATCGTCGCGTTCGGCGCCGCTCTGACCGTCGGCGGCGCCCTCGTGTTCGAGCACGGCCTCGGCTACGTGCCGTGCAAGCTCTGCCTGACGGAGCGGGTGCCCTACTACCTCGCTGTGCCGCTCGCGCTCTGCGCCGTCCTGCTCCCGCCGCGGCTCGCGCGCTTCGTCCTCGGCCTCGTGGCCCTGGTGCTGATCTACGGCGCCGGCCTCGGCGTGTATCACGCGGGCGCGGAATGGGGGTTCTGGCCCGGCCCCAGCGATTGCGGCGGCGGGTCCGGCGCCGGACCGGCAGACGTGTCCGACTTCCTGAAGAACCTCGAAACCGTGCGGCCGGTGGATTGTACGGCCGCCGCGTGGCGCTTCCTCGGCGTCTCGCTCGCCGGCTGGAACGCGCTGATCGCTGCCGGCCTCGGCCTTCTCGCCGCCGCGGCCGCGCTCCTCGCTCAGCCGTCGAGGGGCCCGCACCAGCCGGGCAGGTAG
- a CDS encoding uroporphyrinogen-III synthase, translating to MRIWVSRPEPGASRTARRLAELGHAALVAPVLRIAPSDGPLPTGRFDGLILTSANAAAPLAAAGLPEAPVFAVGTRTAERAARAGLRSVHCAEGDAVSLARLVAAQVRPGGTLLHAAGEDRKAEPAASLTTAGYRVTTWTAYAAVAEATLPEPAARALMGRDGAPPLVAALHFSRRSAEIAVHLSGKAGLSGAFRALAHYCLSPDVALGLVELGVAAHFVAARPSEEALLAGLAASD from the coding sequence ATGCGGATCTGGGTGTCGCGGCCTGAGCCGGGCGCAAGCCGCACGGCACGGCGGCTGGCCGAACTCGGCCATGCGGCGCTGGTGGCACCTGTGCTGCGGATCGCACCGAGCGATGGGCCGCTACCCACCGGCCGGTTCGACGGTCTGATCCTGACGAGCGCCAATGCCGCCGCGCCGCTCGCCGCAGCCGGTCTTCCCGAGGCACCGGTCTTTGCCGTCGGGACCCGCACCGCCGAGCGGGCGGCACGGGCGGGCCTGCGCTCCGTGCACTGTGCCGAGGGGGACGCCGTCAGCTTGGCTCGGCTCGTCGCAGCCCAGGTGAGGCCGGGCGGCACCCTCCTCCACGCGGCCGGCGAGGACCGCAAGGCCGAGCCCGCCGCGAGCCTCACGACCGCGGGCTACCGCGTCACGACCTGGACGGCCTACGCCGCTGTGGCCGAGGCGACTCTGCCGGAACCGGCGGCACGGGCACTGATGGGACGGGACGGCGCGCCGCCCCTCGTCGCGGCGCTGCATTTTTCGCGACGGAGCGCCGAAATCGCGGTGCATTTGTCCGGCAAAGCCGGTCTGAGCGGAGCGTTTCGGGCGCTGGCGCATTACTGCCTGTCCCCCGATGTGGCCTTGGGACTGGTCGAGCTCGGCGTCGCGGCCCATTTTGTAGCGGCGCGCCCGAGCGAGGAGGCTCTCCTTGCCGGTCTCGCGGCTTCGGACTGA
- a CDS encoding ParB-like protein: MASREPLLISVPIADLRPTQITVGYREVEEKRRRWRAHDPEKKAAFLGSHMIPVLLGPKKKHFVIDHHHLARALQEEGEENVLVTVVADLHKLDKDAFWTVADHKAWVHPYDAGGKRVGFDDVPKAIADLADDPFRSLAGELRRAGGFAKDTTPFSEFLWADYLRRNLKRKLIEKDFTQALERALRLAKAPDAGYLPGWCGPLDG; this comes from the coding sequence ATGGCATCGCGCGAACCCCTGCTCATCTCCGTGCCAATTGCGGACTTACGCCCGACGCAGATCACGGTGGGCTACCGCGAGGTCGAGGAGAAGCGCCGCCGCTGGCGGGCGCACGACCCCGAGAAGAAGGCGGCCTTTCTCGGCTCGCATATGATCCCGGTGCTGCTGGGGCCGAAGAAGAAGCACTTCGTCATCGACCACCACCACCTCGCCCGCGCCCTGCAGGAAGAGGGCGAGGAGAACGTGCTGGTGACCGTGGTCGCCGACCTGCACAAGCTCGACAAGGATGCCTTCTGGACGGTGGCCGACCACAAGGCCTGGGTCCACCCCTACGACGCAGGCGGCAAGCGGGTCGGCTTCGACGACGTCCCGAAGGCGATCGCGGATCTTGCCGACGACCCGTTCCGCAGCCTCGCGGGTGAGCTGCGCCGGGCCGGCGGGTTTGCCAAGGACACGACGCCGTTCAGCGAGTTCCTGTGGGCCGATTACCTGCGGCGCAACCTGAAGCGGAAGCTGATCGAGAAGGATTTCACCCAGGCGCTCGAGCGGGCGCTGCGCCTCGCCAAGGCGCCGGATGCCGGCTACCTGCCCGGCTGGTGCGGGCCCCTCGACGGCTGA
- a CDS encoding NAD(P)H-dependent glycerol-3-phosphate dehydrogenase, with the protein MKSGTQRQDESVAVVGGGSWGTALANAAAAAGRPVTLWMRNPEAAAQMEQARANARYLPGVVLHPGVRATAEAAALGQAGTVLLVVPAQTLRGVLAALAPSLAPGAALVLCAKGIERGSDAFMSAVATDVLPAGSPVAVLSGPSFATDVARGLPTAVTLAATDGALAAHLAGLLSGPAFRLYHTDDVRGVEVGGAGKNVLAIAAGIVAGRGLGESARAALIARAFAELMRFARAYGGRAETLMGLSGLGDLVLTASSPQSRNFAFGERLGKGASPEEAAGGKLVEGAFTAQALVDLARAREVEMPVAEAVAAVVAGALTVDAAMTRLLSRPLKAETA; encoded by the coding sequence ATGAAGTCAGGCACACAGCGGCAGGACGAGAGCGTCGCCGTCGTCGGCGGCGGATCCTGGGGCACGGCCTTGGCCAACGCTGCCGCCGCGGCCGGACGCCCGGTCACGCTCTGGATGCGCAATCCGGAAGCCGCGGCGCAGATGGAGCAGGCCCGCGCCAACGCGCGTTACCTGCCCGGTGTCGTCCTGCATCCGGGCGTGCGCGCCACGGCCGAGGCCGCCGCGCTGGGGCAGGCCGGTACGGTGCTGCTCGTTGTGCCGGCACAGACCCTGCGCGGCGTGCTGGCCGCGCTCGCACCCTCGCTGGCGCCCGGTGCCGCTCTGGTGCTCTGCGCCAAGGGGATCGAGCGGGGAAGCGACGCCTTCATGAGCGCAGTGGCGACAGACGTTCTGCCGGCTGGTTCGCCGGTGGCGGTGCTGTCGGGGCCGAGCTTCGCCACCGACGTCGCCCGCGGCCTGCCCACGGCGGTGACGCTCGCCGCGACGGACGGGGCGCTGGCGGCGCATCTGGCCGGTTTGCTCTCAGGGCCGGCCTTCCGGCTCTACCACACCGACGACGTGCGCGGCGTCGAGGTCGGCGGAGCGGGCAAGAACGTGCTCGCGATCGCCGCCGGCATCGTCGCGGGCCGCGGTCTCGGCGAGAGCGCCCGCGCCGCGCTGATCGCCCGCGCCTTCGCCGAGCTGATGCGCTTTGCCCGTGCCTATGGCGGCCGGGCGGAGACGCTGATGGGGCTGTCGGGCTTAGGGGATCTCGTGCTCACCGCCTCCTCGCCGCAATCGCGCAACTTCGCCTTCGGCGAGCGGCTGGGGAAGGGCGCCTCGCCCGAGGAGGCCGCAGGCGGCAAGCTCGTGGAAGGCGCCTTCACCGCGCAGGCGCTGGTCGATCTCGCAAGGGCGCGGGAGGTCGAGATGCCTGTGGCCGAGGCCGTCGCCGCTGTGGTCGCCGGAGCGCTGACGGTTGATGCGGCGATGACCCGCCTGCTCTCGCGGCCACTCAAGGCGGAGACGGCGTGA
- a CDS encoding EVE domain-containing protein: MAYWLFKSEPSTWSWDQQVEAGEGGTFWNGVRNHLAKKQMQAMQVGERGFFYHSNEGKAVVGIVEVIKPYHPDHTDESGRFGMVDVRALAPMPRPVTLDAIKAATALKDMALVTNSRLSVQPVTEAEWATVCAMGGYGES; this comes from the coding sequence ATGGCCTACTGGCTGTTCAAGTCCGAACCCTCGACCTGGTCCTGGGACCAGCAGGTCGAAGCGGGGGAGGGCGGCACCTTCTGGAACGGGGTGCGCAACCACCTCGCCAAGAAGCAGATGCAGGCGATGCAGGTCGGCGAGCGCGGCTTCTTCTACCATTCCAACGAGGGCAAGGCCGTCGTCGGCATCGTTGAGGTCATCAAGCCCTATCATCCCGACCACACCGACGAGAGCGGCCGTTTCGGCATGGTCGATGTGAGGGCGCTGGCGCCGATGCCGCGCCCGGTGACCCTCGATGCGATCAAGGCGGCGACGGCGCTCAAGGACATGGCCCTCGTCACCAATTCCCGCCTCTCGGTGCAGCCGGTGACGGAGGCGGAATGGGCCACGGTCTGCGCCATGGGCGGCTACGGCGAGAGCTGA